From Polaribacter haliotis:
TTGCTTTTCTTTCTGTTGAAATTTGAGGTGAAACCGCTAAAACCGCTTCCGACTTAAATAAAACTTCAATTTCTTTTAATCCGTTTTTAAATAAGGTACTTCCACTTGAAACGATATCGCAAATTCCGTCTGCCAAACCAATATTTGGCGCAATTTCTACAGAACCATTAATGTTGTGTAATTGTGCATTTATATTTTGTTCTTTTAAGAACTTTTTTACGGTTTCTGGATACGAAGTTGCAATTCTCTTTCCTGATAAATCTTTTAAAGAGTTCGCTTTCGATTCTTTAGGAACTGCAATTGAAACTTTACATTTAGAAAATCCTAAGCGTTCTACAAATTCTAAATCACTTCCTTTTTCTATTAAAACATTTTCTCCAATAATGGCTGCATCTACTACTCCATCTCGTAAATATTGTGGAATATCTCCATTTCTTAAGTAGAAAACTTCTACAGGAAAATTTCTTGCAGCTGCTTTTAATTGATCTTTTCCATTGTCGATAGAAATTCCGATATCTTTTAAGATACTCATAGAATCTTCATTTAATCTACCTGACTTTTGTACTGCAATTCTTAAATTACTCATTATTTTTTGTTTTATGCCTGAGCAAATACGGTTTAAATAAAAACCCGTTTGATTTGCTCAAACGGGTTTTTAAAATATCTTGATTTTATTCAATACACTTTTAAATCGCTTGATTGCAATTGTAAAAATGATGATGATGAAATTGAATAAAGTTCATGTCTTTTATTGTTGTGCAAATATCTTAAATTTATTTTTTAAAATGCAAAGGATATGTGTAAAATTTAAGTTAAGATGCTAATATTTATCAATATTAATAAATATGTTTAATTTTTATGAAATATATTAATTTTTAAAGATTAAAGTTGCGAATACTGCTTTATGATCTGATGGCCAAGACAAATCGCTTGCTAAAAACACATCGTTTTCTACATTTTCTGATGATTTTTTATTTCTTACAAAATAATTCTTGGAACCAACAACTGCGATATTTTCAACAGAAATATCTTCACCTAAATAATAAACAAAGTCTATTCTATCTCTTTCATCTGCTTTAGGAGTCCAACTTGTACTCACATCTTTACTCATTTCAGATGGCCATGTAAAGCCAGGGTTTTTAAGTGCGTTTGGATATTTTTCTCTGTAAACATCTACAAAACCTTTATCTTTTAGAAATAAACTGTTCTGCCAATTTACTACCAAACCATTATGATCATATAAATTTTTAGTCTCTTCTTGCCAATCTAAATGAGAAGGTTCATTAAAATCGCCCAATAATATTAATGGTTTTTCTGAATCTTTTAAATTTGAAACAAAATCTTTTAATTGTTCATCTCTTTTTGAAGACAAATTATAGCTTAGAATACTATCTACAGATTTTACGGGTGTTAATTCTCCTTTATTATTGGTGATTTCTCCCCAATTTGGTGTGCCTCCATAATATCCTCTTGGTAAATAACATGCATATTTTGTATAATCTAAATGTGCAACTGCTACATAAATATCTTTCTCATTTACTTCTAATTTAAACTTACTGATGCTATTTTTTCCTGTTAAATTAGAATTTTTTATTGGATATTTACTTAAGATTGAAGTATCTCCACCTGCATAACCTCTATAATATTTTACACCATTTTCTTCTAATGCTTTTTGCATTTTAGAAGTCCAATCTCCAGAGTAATTTCTAACCTCTGTAAAACCAACAACATCTGGTTTTACATTTAAAAGTACATTTTTAATATGTGTAAATCCATCGTCCACTTTTGTGCCTTCTTGATAAATATTAAAAGCCATAAAGCTCACGTTCTGTTCATTATCTGATTCTGGTTGACAATTAAATAATAAAAAAGCGAGTAAAATTATTCCTATTTTCGTTTTCATTAGTTACGTATATTAGTTTTATTATAAAAAATATGATTTAACATAATTATCTTTAGTACAAATATTCTAAATTATTTTATAAATATGGAGAAAAAATTGCATTTAATTTGATTACTTTTAAAATCTAAAATAGATCTCATGTTTCTAAAAAAAATACTACTTAGTACAATTTTCATTGCATTTATTACATCAAATTCATTTTCTCAAAAATCTACAGATGAAATTTTAAAGGAAGCTAAAATACAGGCAAATAATGAGGATAAAGCTATTTTTATAAAATTTGAAGCTTCTTGGTGTGGTTGGTGTCATAAAATGACAAAAGACATGAAAGCTAAAGAAACTAAGATTTTTTTTGAAGATAACTATGTAATTGTACCTATCGTTGTAAAAGAATCTGCAAAAAATAAAAAATTAGAAAACCCTGGTTCCACAGAATTACTAAAAAAATATAATGGAGATAAAGCTGGTTTACCTTTCTGGGTAATTTTAGATGCTAATATGAATGTAATTACGAATTCTTATAATGATAAGAATCAGAATTTAGGTGGACCTGCAAGCCCTGAAGAAGTTAATACTTTTATTAAAAAATTAAAAAAATCTGCTAAAAATATTTCTGAAAATGATATTGAAAATATTAAAAAACAATTCACTTTAAAAAACTAATATTATAATTCTTGAGGCGAAATTTCTGGCAATTTATTTTTAAAGCTTGGGTAATTCTCTCTGTAAGAAACTAGTTTCTTTTTTGAAACCAACACTATTAAATCTTCATTTAAGGTAAATAAAGTACCTGTTCTAAATGACTCCATTAATAATCTTTCTATTTCTATAA
This genomic window contains:
- the hisG gene encoding ATP phosphoribosyltransferase, with amino-acid sequence MSNLRIAVQKSGRLNEDSMSILKDIGISIDNGKDQLKAAARNFPVEVFYLRNGDIPQYLRDGVVDAAIIGENVLIEKGSDLEFVERLGFSKCKVSIAVPKESKANSLKDLSGKRIATSYPETVKKFLKEQNINAQLHNINGSVEIAPNIGLADGICDIVSSGSTLFKNGLKEIEVLFKSEAVLAVSPQISTERKAILDKIQFRIQSVLKGRDSKYVLLNAPNDKLDKILSLLPGMRSPTVLPLAEKGWSSVHTVVTKNKFWDIIEDLKANGAEGILVCPIEKMVL
- a CDS encoding endonuclease/exonuclease/phosphatase family protein; protein product: MKTKIGIILLAFLLFNCQPESDNEQNVSFMAFNIYQEGTKVDDGFTHIKNVLLNVKPDVVGFTEVRNYSGDWTSKMQKALEENGVKYYRGYAGGDTSILSKYPIKNSNLTGKNSISKFKLEVNEKDIYVAVAHLDYTKYACYLPRGYYGGTPNWGEITNNKGELTPVKSVDSILSYNLSSKRDEQLKDFVSNLKDSEKPLILLGDFNEPSHLDWQEETKNLYDHNGLVVNWQNSLFLKDKGFVDVYREKYPNALKNPGFTWPSEMSKDVSTSWTPKADERDRIDFVYYLGEDISVENIAVVGSKNYFVRNKKSSENVENDVFLASDLSWPSDHKAVFATLIFKN
- a CDS encoding thioredoxin family protein gives rise to the protein MFLKKILLSTIFIAFITSNSFSQKSTDEILKEAKIQANNEDKAIFIKFEASWCGWCHKMTKDMKAKETKIFFEDNYVIVPIVVKESAKNKKLENPGSTELLKKYNGDKAGLPFWVILDANMNVITNSYNDKNQNLGGPASPEEVNTFIKKLKKSAKNISENDIENIKKQFTLKN